The following proteins are co-located in the Leptospira hartskeerlii genome:
- a CDS encoding MFS transporter produces MESVASLPRTKMVRHELFLILLLASIQFTNIMDFMIMFPLQDYFLKQFQIDTAMFSLVLSSYSFAAAIAALIGANFIDRFNRKSAAIFLYVGFLVGTALCAIADTYSFLLFARITAGIFGGMISGVVLSIIGDVFPIEKRGKAMGGVMGAFSAASVLGVPTGIRIAMSSGWNYTFAFIVILGLPVLVLAILYLPSIPSKMEKQKVADFSQLISVLSKRDHLVALAFFMSVILGGFTVVTSIAVFMERNMGFSKTQVSHIYEIGGICTFVSSWIVGFMSDKFGKHKVFLILVLLALFPILAITHLPKDLPVYMALGVTTVFMVLVSGRVIPSMAMLTSAIRPEVRGSFMSVNSSLQSVATGIGALLAGAILIQLPNGTFERFDIVGYFAIGFNLLALYLSRKVKIVS; encoded by the coding sequence ATGGAATCCGTAGCTTCACTTCCTCGGACAAAAATGGTTCGTCATGAATTGTTTCTGATCTTGCTGCTCGCGAGTATTCAGTTCACCAATATCATGGATTTTATGATCATGTTTCCGCTTCAGGATTATTTTTTGAAGCAGTTCCAGATCGATACCGCAATGTTCTCTTTGGTACTTTCTTCTTATTCTTTTGCCGCAGCGATTGCTGCTTTGATTGGAGCTAACTTTATCGATCGTTTCAATCGTAAGTCTGCTGCAATCTTTTTATATGTGGGGTTTTTAGTAGGAACTGCGCTCTGCGCGATTGCAGATACATATTCTTTTCTTCTTTTTGCAAGGATCACTGCGGGAATTTTCGGAGGAATGATCAGCGGTGTGGTCCTTTCCATTATAGGTGACGTTTTTCCGATAGAAAAGAGAGGGAAGGCGATGGGGGGAGTAATGGGCGCATTCTCCGCTGCATCAGTGTTAGGAGTTCCTACAGGTATCAGAATTGCGATGAGTTCCGGTTGGAATTATACCTTTGCATTTATTGTGATCCTCGGGCTTCCGGTCCTGGTTCTGGCCATTCTTTATTTACCTAGCATTCCTTCTAAAATGGAAAAGCAGAAGGTGGCGGATTTCAGTCAGCTAATTAGCGTGCTTTCGAAAAGAGATCACTTGGTGGCTCTAGCGTTTTTTATGAGCGTAATCTTGGGTGGATTTACTGTCGTAACTTCGATAGCTGTTTTTATGGAAAGGAATATGGGCTTTTCCAAGACTCAGGTCAGCCATATCTACGAGATCGGAGGGATTTGCACTTTTGTTTCTTCTTGGATCGTAGGATTCATGTCGGATAAGTTCGGGAAACATAAGGTTTTTCTGATCCTAGTTCTTCTCGCCTTATTTCCTATTCTTGCTATCACTCATTTACCTAAGGATCTGCCTGTGTACATGGCCCTCGGAGTTACGACAGTTTTTATGGTCCTAGTATCCGGTCGGGTTATTCCTTCTATGGCAATGTTAACTTCTGCCATTCGGCCTGAGGTGAGGGGAAGTTTTATGTCTGTGAATTCTAGTTTACAGAGTGTAGCCACCGGTATCGGAGCTCTTCTTGCAGGAGCGATCCTAATCCAATTACCGAATGGAACTTTCGAAAGATTTGATATAGTAGGTTACTTTGCGATCGGTTTCAATCTTCTCGCTCTCTATCTGTCCAGAAAGGTGAAAATAGTTTCCTAA
- a CDS encoding GGDEF domain-containing protein produces the protein MKLKRYLSEDFSYSKSGEIRKLRTLDNDKSVRILSVFTLLISCILLAQTILSPGTTMGGQLQFLYGLSFGSSALFSGLMLAILALKDLKGKKLSYFSTLGYVGILTLVTTFATLVDQHHAGDYSAFCFGLLMLPLFIRASFLTYLTIVSINLLFFSFGYSFMTERDLDFSILTPVIAFSIASIGAAINVEGTRLKSNLLQLQLEESNKSLKELSHKDSLTGLFNRRHLMESLSTLLAASKRYDFPLSVLLLDLDHFKKANDSFGHQAGDKLLATIGRSLSGLVRDCDVAARYGGEEFCVVLSNTNIEGAKFVAERIRARIETETFEEIPWTITVSIGVASREGDESPEDFLKAADKKLYESKAAGRNRVSA, from the coding sequence ATGAAACTCAAAAGATATCTTTCGGAAGACTTTTCTTATTCGAAATCAGGAGAAATCCGTAAACTTCGAACCCTAGACAATGACAAATCCGTCAGAATTCTCAGCGTTTTTACCCTTCTAATCTCCTGCATTCTTTTGGCTCAAACCATACTTTCACCCGGCACTACAATGGGAGGCCAGCTTCAATTCTTGTACGGTCTTAGCTTCGGAAGTTCCGCGTTATTCTCAGGATTGATGTTGGCGATCCTTGCCTTAAAGGACTTAAAAGGAAAAAAACTCTCCTATTTCTCCACTCTTGGTTATGTCGGGATCCTTACTTTAGTAACTACATTTGCAACTTTGGTGGATCAGCATCATGCGGGGGACTATTCCGCATTCTGTTTCGGATTGCTTATGCTCCCACTTTTCATCCGGGCAAGCTTTCTTACTTACCTTACTATCGTCTCGATCAATCTGTTATTCTTTTCATTCGGTTATAGTTTTATGACCGAACGAGACCTTGATTTCTCCATCTTAACCCCCGTCATTGCATTCTCCATTGCGAGCATAGGTGCAGCTATCAATGTAGAAGGTACCAGATTAAAAAGTAACCTTTTGCAATTACAATTGGAAGAATCCAATAAAAGCCTAAAAGAACTATCCCATAAAGATTCCTTAACAGGGCTTTTCAATAGAAGACACTTAATGGAATCATTAAGTACTCTTTTAGCGGCATCTAAAAGATACGATTTTCCTTTGTCTGTCCTTCTACTCGATTTGGACCATTTCAAAAAGGCAAACGATTCATTCGGACACCAAGCAGGAGATAAATTACTCGCGACGATCGGAAGATCGTTGTCTGGGTTAGTGAGAGATTGTGACGTAGCAGCTCGTTACGGCGGAGAAGAATTCTGTGTCGTGCTCTCCAATACGAATATAGAAGGAGCTAAATTCGTAGCGGAAAGGATCCGAGCCAGAATAGAAACCGAAACCTTCGAAGAAATACCTTGGACAATTACAGTGAGTATAGGAGTCGCTTCAAGAGAAGGTGACGAGAGTCCCGA